Proteins from a single region of Sphingopyxis sp. BSN-002:
- the pepN gene encoding aminopeptidase N, producing MTDASSTPAVPVTIHRGDYRPPEWQVPDIALDFALGIDETRVTAALSVVRHADAPTPMTLRGDGLTPLAVRVDGEGWNDWRMDGPDLIVDLGDRAEAVVEVDTAINPAANTQLMGLYASNSMLCTQCEAEGFRRIIFHPDRPDVLSRYKVRMAGDKALFPILLSNGNCIASGEEGSDHWALWEDPWPKPSYLFALVAGDLVVNRDEFVTMSGRKVELGIWVRDGDVDRTGHAMKALKDSMAWDERVYGREYDLDLFNIVAVSDFNMGAMENKGLNIFNTRYILADPDTATDLDYDGVEGVVAHEYFHNWSGNRVTCRDWFQLSLKEGFTVFRDQSFSADMGSPPVKRIEDVRLLRAAQFPEDAGPLAHPIRPDSYQEISNFYTATVYNKGAEIIRMMATLLGPERFRKGTDLYFDRHDGEAATCEDFVRAMEEGGGIDLTLFRRWYEQAGTPRLRLALGEEGGEWYLDVAQIVPPTPGQPDKQPAMMPLRLAAFAMDDSGAALPDTLVTLTEATQRIALGKFAARPALSVNRGFSAPVIVEFERAPGELAWLAAHDDDPFARYEALQQLMLDTLVAAVSGEAADHQAVIDAVGLTLAGRASDPAFVAEAILLPSEAFIGDQMVTVDPDAIRRERLALQAAIGRALEGEWRAILGEVAPPAAILSRKAKGGRRLRGVALAYLAATGIEDVSTLAFGIFSGADGMTERQAALATLAHGNSPERIAALDIFYQRYRDNPLVLDKWFQVQAWSMRPDTVDAVEALAQHPDFTLANPNRVRSLYGALTGNQAAFHQADGAGYRLIADLVIALDPKNPQTAAKMIPPLGRWKRFDDARQAMMKAELERILAQPGLSRDVTEQASKSLLG from the coding sequence ATGACCGACGCCTCTTCCACCCCCGCCGTTCCCGTCACGATCCACCGCGGCGACTATCGCCCGCCCGAGTGGCAGGTGCCCGATATCGCACTCGATTTCGCGCTCGGGATTGACGAGACACGCGTCACGGCCGCGCTTTCGGTTGTGCGCCACGCCGATGCGCCAACGCCGATGACCCTGCGCGGAGACGGGCTGACCCCGCTTGCGGTTCGGGTTGACGGTGAGGGCTGGAACGACTGGCGTATGGACGGCCCCGACCTGATCGTCGACCTCGGCGACCGGGCCGAGGCGGTGGTCGAGGTCGATACCGCGATCAACCCGGCTGCGAACACCCAGCTCATGGGCCTCTATGCCTCGAACTCGATGCTCTGCACCCAGTGCGAGGCCGAAGGCTTCCGCCGCATCATCTTCCACCCCGACCGGCCCGACGTGCTCAGCCGTTACAAGGTCCGCATGGCGGGCGACAAGGCGCTGTTCCCGATCCTGCTGTCGAACGGCAATTGCATCGCGTCGGGTGAAGAGGGGAGCGATCACTGGGCGCTGTGGGAAGATCCCTGGCCGAAGCCGTCCTATCTCTTCGCGCTCGTCGCGGGCGACCTCGTCGTCAACCGCGACGAATTCGTCACCATGTCGGGGCGCAAGGTCGAACTGGGCATCTGGGTGCGCGACGGCGACGTCGACCGCACCGGCCATGCGATGAAGGCGCTCAAGGACAGCATGGCGTGGGACGAGCGCGTCTATGGCCGCGAATATGACCTCGACCTGTTCAACATCGTCGCGGTCAGCGACTTCAACATGGGGGCGATGGAGAACAAGGGCCTCAATATCTTCAACACCCGCTACATCCTTGCCGATCCCGACACCGCGACCGACCTCGATTATGACGGGGTCGAGGGCGTCGTTGCGCACGAATATTTCCACAACTGGTCGGGCAACCGCGTCACCTGCCGCGACTGGTTCCAGCTCAGCCTGAAGGAAGGCTTCACCGTCTTTCGCGACCAGAGCTTTTCGGCCGACATGGGCTCGCCGCCGGTCAAGCGGATCGAGGATGTCCGCCTGCTGCGCGCCGCGCAGTTCCCCGAGGATGCGGGGCCGCTCGCGCATCCGATCCGGCCCGATTCCTATCAGGAAATATCGAACTTCTACACCGCGACGGTCTATAACAAGGGCGCCGAGATCATCCGGATGATGGCGACGCTGCTCGGCCCCGAGCGTTTCCGCAAGGGCACCGACCTCTATTTCGACCGCCACGACGGCGAAGCCGCGACGTGCGAGGATTTCGTCCGCGCGATGGAGGAGGGAGGCGGGATCGACCTGACCCTGTTCCGCCGCTGGTACGAACAGGCCGGGACGCCGCGCCTCAGGCTCGCGCTCGGAGAAGAGGGCGGTGAATGGTATCTCGACGTTGCGCAAATCGTGCCGCCGACGCCCGGTCAGCCCGACAAGCAGCCCGCGATGATGCCGCTGCGCCTCGCCGCCTTCGCGATGGACGACAGTGGTGCCGCGCTCCCCGACACGCTCGTTACGCTCACCGAAGCAACGCAACGTATCGCGCTCGGCAAATTCGCCGCGCGCCCGGCACTGTCGGTCAACCGGGGCTTCTCGGCGCCCGTCATCGTCGAGTTCGAACGCGCGCCGGGCGAACTCGCATGGCTCGCCGCGCATGATGACGATCCGTTCGCGCGCTACGAGGCGCTCCAGCAGCTGATGCTCGACACGCTCGTCGCGGCCGTGTCGGGCGAGGCTGCCGACCATCAGGCGGTGATCGACGCGGTCGGATTGACGCTGGCGGGGCGCGCGTCCGACCCGGCTTTCGTCGCCGAAGCCATCCTGCTGCCGAGTGAGGCCTTTATCGGCGACCAGATGGTGACTGTCGATCCCGACGCGATCCGCCGCGAACGTCTTGCGCTACAGGCGGCTATCGGCCGCGCGCTCGAAGGCGAGTGGCGGGCGATCCTCGGCGAGGTCGCGCCGCCCGCCGCGATTCTGTCGCGCAAGGCCAAGGGCGGGCGCCGGCTGCGCGGTGTCGCGCTGGCCTATCTCGCCGCGACCGGAATCGAGGATGTGTCGACGCTGGCGTTCGGGATATTCTCGGGCGCCGACGGGATGACCGAGCGGCAGGCGGCGCTCGCGACGCTCGCGCATGGGAACAGCCCCGAACGCATCGCGGCGCTGGATATTTTCTACCAGCGCTATCGCGACAATCCGCTCGTGCTCGACAAATGGTTTCAGGTGCAGGCGTGGTCGATGCGGCCCGACACGGTCGATGCGGTCGAGGCTTTGGCGCAGCACCCCGACTTCACACTCGCCAATCCGAATCGCGTACGCTCGCTATACGGTGCGCTCACCGGCAATCAGGCGGCGTTCCATCAGGCCGATGGCGCGGGCTATCGCCTGATCGCCGACCTGGTGATCGCGCTCGATCCGAAAAACCCGCAGACCGCAGCAAAGATGATCCCGCCGCTCGGCCGCTGGAAGCGTTTCGACGACGCGCGTCAGGCGATGATGAAAGCGGAGCTGGAACGTATATTGGCGCAGCCCGGCCTCTCGCGCGATGTGACCGAGCAGGCGTCGAAAAGCCTGCTGGGCTAG
- a CDS encoding ABC-type transport auxiliary lipoprotein family protein, with protein MRKLRAPLMSVALAVTLSGCIGLGGKTPPFLLTLDPDAAPQAGTARTAAEAATLTILIPTAPQKLRTTRIPVQQDGSSVTYVKDAQWVEAPSRLFQRLVSETVAARTSRVVLDEGQYLTAPGEQLAGQLMEFGVDARSNEAVVVFQAMLVSAGGKTVTQRRFEVRESIGGKVEAKPVGEALTRAANKVAVDVATWLGG; from the coding sequence ATGCGAAAACTCCGCGCCCCGCTGATGAGCGTCGCCCTTGCCGTAACGCTCTCGGGCTGCATCGGGCTTGGCGGCAAGACGCCACCGTTTCTGCTGACACTCGACCCCGACGCTGCGCCGCAAGCCGGCACCGCGCGCACGGCGGCCGAGGCAGCGACGCTGACGATCCTGATCCCGACCGCCCCCCAGAAGCTGCGCACGACGCGGATTCCGGTGCAGCAGGACGGTTCAAGCGTGACCTATGTGAAGGATGCGCAGTGGGTCGAGGCGCCTTCGCGCCTCTTCCAGCGGCTCGTCTCCGAAACCGTTGCCGCGCGCACCTCGCGCGTCGTGCTCGACGAGGGGCAATATCTGACCGCACCCGGCGAGCAGCTTGCCGGGCAACTCATGGAATTCGGCGTCGACGCGCGCTCGAACGAGGCGGTCGTCGTCTTCCAGGCGATGCTCGTCTCGGCGGGCGGCAAGACCGTGACCCAGCGCCGCTTCGAGGTGCGCGAGAGCATCGGCGGCAAAGTCGAGGCCAAGCCGGTCGGCGAAGCACTGACGCGCGCCGCGAACAAGGTCGCGGTCGACGTCGCAACCTGGCTGGGCGGCTAG
- a CDS encoding MlaD family protein: METRSNNVLVGAFVLFFVAALAIFVVWLANDSGGTKREYDIFFKQSVDGLNKGAQVQFSGVPAGQVREIALWPDDPQFVRVRIEVNEGVPILQGTTAALEGVGFTGVSQISLDGAVKGAPAIADKGPAGKPVIPTRVGGLGELLNTAPQLLQRLSTLSERLAELADDKNQESFANILDNVEATTATLARNGPALEKAIADTRIAIQQAGNAAEQVGNLAAATQGTIDRNVDPAMANLRDTLKSANNSIKTLEAAISDARPGLKTFSETTIPEANALIRDLRRTSASLSSLTDKLDQQGAGAVLGGSKLPDYKQ; encoded by the coding sequence ATGGAAACACGCTCGAACAATGTGCTCGTCGGCGCGTTCGTCCTCTTCTTCGTCGCGGCGCTCGCGATCTTCGTCGTCTGGCTCGCCAATGACAGCGGCGGCACGAAGCGCGAATATGACATCTTTTTCAAGCAGTCGGTGGACGGGCTGAACAAGGGCGCACAGGTGCAATTCTCGGGCGTCCCCGCAGGACAGGTGCGCGAGATCGCGCTGTGGCCCGACGACCCGCAGTTCGTCCGCGTGCGGATCGAAGTCAACGAAGGCGTACCGATCCTGCAGGGCACCACCGCCGCACTCGAGGGCGTCGGCTTTACCGGCGTCTCGCAGATTTCGCTCGACGGCGCGGTCAAGGGTGCCCCGGCAATCGCCGACAAGGGTCCCGCGGGCAAACCGGTAATCCCGACACGTGTTGGTGGTCTCGGCGAGCTTTTGAACACCGCGCCGCAGCTGCTCCAGCGTCTCTCGACCCTGTCGGAACGCCTCGCCGAACTCGCCGACGACAAGAATCAGGAGAGCTTCGCGAACATTCTCGACAATGTCGAGGCGACGACCGCGACGCTCGCGCGTAACGGCCCGGCGCTCGAAAAGGCGATCGCCGATACGCGGATCGCGATCCAGCAAGCGGGGAATGCCGCCGAGCAGGTCGGCAATCTTGCGGCAGCGACGCAGGGCACGATCGACCGCAATGTCGATCCCGCGATGGCGAACCTGCGCGATACGCTGAAATCCGCGAACAATTCGATCAAGACGCTCGAGGCGGCAATCTCCGACGCCCGTCCGGGGCTCAAGACCTTCAGCGAGACGACGATCCCCGAAGCCAATGCGCTGATCCGCGACCTGCGCCGGACCTCCGCCTCGCTGTCGAGCCTGACCGACAAGCTCGACCAGCAAGGTGCGGGTGCGGTTCTGGGTGGCAGCAAGCTGCCCGATTACAAGCAATGA
- a CDS encoding ABC transporter ATP-binding protein, with the protein MADDIQQQEIKEELAAADAVRPEKFEYAIRIRGLKNQFGDAVIHENLDLDVRSGEILGVVGGSGTGKSVLMRSIVGLQTPTAGEIEVYGKTLDTITDQEESRDLRRRWGVMFQGGALFSTLSVAENIQVPLREYYPRLDQRLLDEIAAYKVQMVGLPPDAGPKYPAELSGGMVKRAGLARSLALDPALLFLDEPTAGLDPIGAAKFDELIRELADTMGLTVFLITHDLDSLYATCDRVAVLAEKRVIAVGTIPELLATEHPWIQDYFNGPRGRAAAGCNIATERQDRKS; encoded by the coding sequence ATGGCCGACGACATCCAGCAGCAGGAAATCAAGGAAGAGCTGGCCGCCGCCGACGCGGTACGCCCCGAAAAGTTCGAATATGCGATCCGTATCCGCGGCCTCAAGAACCAGTTCGGCGACGCGGTGATCCATGAAAATCTCGACCTCGACGTGCGCTCGGGCGAAATTCTCGGTGTGGTCGGCGGGTCGGGCACCGGCAAATCGGTTCTGATGCGATCGATCGTCGGGCTGCAGACCCCGACCGCGGGTGAGATCGAGGTCTATGGCAAGACGCTCGACACGATCACCGATCAGGAAGAATCGCGCGACCTTCGTCGCCGCTGGGGTGTGATGTTCCAGGGCGGCGCGCTGTTTTCGACGCTCAGCGTCGCCGAGAATATCCAGGTTCCCCTGCGCGAATATTATCCGCGGCTGGACCAGCGGCTGCTCGACGAGATCGCGGCATACAAGGTGCAGATGGTCGGCCTGCCCCCCGATGCCGGGCCGAAATATCCGGCCGAGCTGTCGGGCGGCATGGTCAAGCGCGCCGGCCTGGCCCGGTCGCTGGCGCTGGACCCGGCCCTGCTCTTCCTCGACGAACCGACTGCCGGGCTCGACCCGATCGGCGCCGCCAAGTTCGACGAACTGATCCGCGAGCTGGCCGATACGATGGGGCTGACCGTCTTCCTGATCACCCACGATCTCGACTCGCTTTATGCAACCTGCGACCGGGTCGCGGTATTGGCAGAGAAGCGGGTGATCGCGGTCGGCACGATCCCGGAACTGCTTGCCACCGAGCATCCGTGGATACAGGATTATTTCAACGGCCCCCGCGGCCGGGCGGCCGCTGGCTGCAATATTGCGACAGAGCGGCAGGATAGGAAAAGCTGA
- a CDS encoding ABC transporter permease, which yields MVARADFDFSDGANGAAVRFTGRLTLARLGDVPARLEELGPIESLDLSEIERIDTVGAWIVTRAVNEHGAKVVGASPEAERLLEALKDDKSEYRVHRDRRSAIERMLEQVGTASVAIWRELVGIVDFFGAMIIALGVQIRARRRLRWHAVVTRFQTVGVDALPIIGLMSFLIGIVIAQQGSVQLEQFGLEVFTINLVGRASIRELGLLMTAIMVAGRSGSAFAAQIGTMKLTEEIDAMRTIGVSPMEAIVLPRVAASTITMPLLGFYASICAIVGGGVFCWVGLEIPPLTYVQRLREIIPMHDFWIMLIKAPVFGILIGVTGCYEGMQVRQNAEEVGKRTTSAVVAAIFLVIVLDAFFAVFFSSLGWN from the coding sequence ATGGTGGCCCGGGCGGACTTCGACTTTAGCGACGGCGCCAACGGCGCCGCGGTCCGCTTTACCGGCCGCCTGACACTGGCGCGCCTCGGCGACGTCCCCGCCCGCCTTGAAGAGCTGGGTCCGATCGAATCGCTCGACCTCTCCGAAATCGAACGCATCGATACCGTCGGCGCGTGGATCGTCACCCGCGCCGTCAACGAACATGGCGCGAAGGTCGTCGGCGCGAGCCCCGAAGCGGAACGGCTGCTCGAGGCGCTGAAAGACGACAAGAGCGAATATCGCGTTCACCGCGACCGGCGCTCGGCGATCGAGCGCATGCTCGAACAGGTCGGCACCGCGAGCGTCGCCATCTGGCGCGAGCTCGTCGGCATCGTCGATTTCTTCGGCGCAATGATCATCGCGCTCGGCGTCCAGATCCGGGCGCGGCGACGGCTGCGGTGGCATGCCGTCGTCACCCGCTTCCAGACGGTGGGCGTCGACGCCCTTCCGATCATCGGACTGATGAGCTTTCTGATCGGGATCGTGATCGCGCAGCAGGGATCGGTGCAGCTCGAACAATTCGGGCTGGAGGTGTTCACGATCAATCTCGTCGGCCGCGCGTCGATCCGCGAACTCGGCCTGCTGATGACCGCGATCATGGTTGCCGGGCGGTCGGGATCGGCCTTTGCGGCGCAGATCGGGACAATGAAACTGACCGAAGAGATCGACGCGATGCGCACGATCGGCGTATCCCCGATGGAAGCGATCGTGTTGCCGCGTGTCGCAGCCTCGACGATCACCATGCCTTTGCTCGGCTTCTATGCCAGCATCTGCGCGATCGTCGGCGGCGGCGTCTTCTGCTGGGTCGGGCTCGAAATCCCGCCGCTGACCTATGTGCAGCGGCTACGCGAAATCATACCGATGCACGATTTCTGGATCATGCTGATCAAGGCGCCGGTGTTCGGCATCCTGATCGGCGTGACTGGCTGCTACGAAGGCATGCAGGTTCGCCAGAATGCGGAGGAAGTCGGCAAGCGCACGACATCGGCGGTGGTCGCCGCCATCTTCCTCGTGATCGTGCTCGACGCCTTTTTTGCGGTCTTCTTTTCCTCGCTGGGATGGAATTGA